The following coding sequences lie in one Deltaproteobacteria bacterium genomic window:
- a CDS encoding alpha/beta fold hydrolase, whose amino-acid sequence MNTKNENFLEQLLKPLDWSLGFSLKTIKKTYLGRNFTLKSFSVFQFFLSQHISRYFKLKTEGKESLPPQGPLILVANHQSWLDIPLIAAAIPEKICFLIPDEYQKWPFLHQLIELSGSIYIESQEDDRAFEEAAERLARGEWVCLFPEGQIPGDKISRMEVERDTGLLPGHTGFVRLALLSGAPILPIGISGSGKAFPPEAYPHRDISALPKRESVKVKIGKLHSLTSAGITKGKNQDLALWSIHWSKEKLMSETKKIMEFISKLIDPVQNYIPLKLPLKELPQYSKIGVLVLHGFTSSLKAVDGIKSYLEKSKLPYAMPLLRGHGSQYKDLAGVTWNEWVADAEKALFELSEKVEKVIVVGLSMGGLVALKLGLKHPDKIAGVVTVAAALKFADPLAPLTKIIAKIVPYWPGPKSFNDPECAKQNQNYSWFPTDAFCSLYDFAKHIEKNLSKFKVPLLVIHSKKDSVISPIAASIIYEKVGSEWRDIKWFQKSGHDMMQDYEAKEVFAEIMDFVLRFRKVE is encoded by the coding sequence ATGAATACAAAAAACGAAAACTTTCTCGAACAACTTCTAAAACCTCTGGATTGGAGCCTGGGTTTTAGCCTAAAAACGATAAAAAAGACCTACTTGGGTAGAAATTTTACCCTTAAATCCTTTTCCGTCTTTCAGTTTTTTTTAAGTCAGCATATTTCGCGTTATTTTAAGCTTAAAACCGAAGGAAAGGAAAGCTTACCTCCTCAAGGCCCGCTTATTTTGGTCGCCAATCATCAAAGTTGGTTGGATATTCCCCTGATTGCCGCCGCCATCCCTGAAAAAATATGTTTTTTAATCCCAGATGAGTATCAAAAATGGCCTTTTTTGCATCAATTGATAGAACTTTCGGGTTCCATCTATATCGAAAGCCAGGAAGATGATCGTGCCTTCGAGGAGGCCGCCGAAAGACTGGCTCGAGGGGAATGGGTCTGCTTGTTTCCGGAAGGTCAAATTCCCGGAGATAAAATTTCCCGTATGGAGGTAGAAAGAGATACGGGGCTGCTGCCTGGTCACACGGGTTTTGTTCGATTGGCCCTGCTCTCCGGGGCCCCCATTTTACCGATTGGAATTAGTGGTTCCGGAAAGGCCTTTCCACCGGAAGCCTATCCACACCGTGACATTTCAGCCCTTCCCAAAAGAGAAAGTGTGAAAGTAAAAATTGGAAAACTGCATTCCTTAACCAGCGCTGGGATAACCAAAGGAAAAAACCAGGACCTTGCCCTTTGGTCTATCCATTGGTCTAAAGAAAAACTCATGAGCGAAACCAAAAAAATAATGGAATTCATTTCAAAATTAATAGATCCCGTACAAAATTATATCCCCCTGAAACTGCCTTTGAAGGAGCTTCCTCAATATTCAAAAATCGGAGTGCTGGTGCTCCATGGTTTTACCTCCAGTTTAAAAGCGGTGGATGGAATCAAGTCCTATTTGGAAAAATCAAAACTCCCTTATGCCATGCCTTTGTTGCGAGGTCATGGATCTCAATACAAAGATTTGGCTGGAGTTACCTGGAATGAATGGGTAGCAGATGCCGAAAAAGCGCTGTTTGAGCTTTCGGAAAAAGTAGAAAAAGTGATTGTAGTAGGACTTTCGATGGGCGGTTTGGTCGCCTTAAAACTAGGTCTAAAACATCCGGATAAAATTGCAGGAGTGGTGACTGTAGCAGCGGCTTTAAAATTTGCAGATCCCCTGGCCCCCCTCACTAAGATAATCGCAAAAATTGTCCCTTATTGGCCAGGGCCAAAGTCGTTTAATGACCCCGAGTGTGCAAAGCAAAACCAAAATTATTCCTGGTTCCCGACGGATGCCTTTTGTTCACTCTATGATTTCGCCAAGCACATTGAAAAAAATCTCTCGAAATTCAAGGTGCCCCTCTTGGTGATTCACTCTAAAAAAGACTCTGTCATTTCCCCTATAGCAGCTAGCATCATTTACGAAAAAGTAGGATCAGAATGGCGGGACATTAAATGGTTTCAAAAATCGGGGCATGACATGATGCAAGATTATGAAGCTAAAGAGGTGTTTGCAGAGATTATGGATTTTGTGCTGAGATTTCGGAAGGTAGAGTAA
- a CDS encoding ABC transporter ATP-binding protein, whose protein sequence is MPLLSLQQISFSYSSHLLFEDLSFSLAQNDFLGILGTNGCGKSTLLKLMAGILKPSQGEVCFQNKKLSQYSAQEKARSIAMLSQEVQSDFPFRVLEVVLMGRFPYIGRFSWENKKDMEIARYSLSLVDALHLEKRILTELSGGEKQRVFLAQALAQAWGQKNQVLLLDEPLTHLDLKHQIELCELLKKLHQEKDYTLVVVLHDLHFASKLCSRLLMLKGGKVKVDAVPSEALNEKNIREVFDLKADLMPNIYGQVF, encoded by the coding sequence ATGCCCTTACTTTCCCTCCAACAAATTTCGTTTTCCTATTCCTCTCATCTTCTTTTTGAAGATTTATCTTTTAGTCTGGCTCAAAACGATTTCCTGGGAATTTTAGGCACCAATGGTTGTGGCAAGAGCACTCTCTTGAAATTGATGGCAGGGATTCTGAAACCTTCTCAAGGTGAGGTTTGTTTTCAAAATAAAAAACTTTCGCAATATTCGGCTCAGGAAAAAGCGCGATCTATTGCTATGCTTTCACAAGAAGTCCAATCGGATTTCCCTTTTCGAGTATTAGAAGTCGTGTTGATGGGGCGATTTCCGTATATAGGTCGCTTCTCTTGGGAAAATAAAAAGGATATGGAGATTGCACGTTATTCGTTGAGCTTGGTGGATGCCTTGCACCTGGAGAAGCGCATCTTAACAGAGCTTTCGGGGGGGGAAAAGCAACGGGTATTTTTGGCTCAGGCTTTGGCGCAAGCCTGGGGTCAGAAAAACCAAGTCTTGTTGTTGGATGAGCCTCTTACGCATTTAGATCTCAAGCATCAAATAGAACTTTGCGAATTACTTAAGAAGCTGCATCAAGAAAAAGACTATACCTTGGTTGTGGTTTTGCACGATTTACATTTTGCTTCCAAATTGTGTAGTCGTCTGCTGATGCTCAAGGGAGGGAAAGTAAAGGTGGATGCTGTCCCTTCAGAAGCATTGAATGAAAAAAATATTAGAGAGGTATTTGATCTGAAGGCAGATCTAATGCCAAATATTTATGGGCAAGTTTTCTAA
- a CDS encoding energy transducer TonB — protein sequence MGKFSKFLFLSLLIHAGIAVFFYFWPASLFLTPSLHSLSTSSLQLFQMGEESASFSSEAKEKVQAISVLKKRPLSSKNLVQNPSPVQSGEIGNPSSGSNGGEGPGTSSTSIPGKSSGGGSNLLALIRQKIEGAKRYPEAARLRAQEGLVSLRFKLGLKGDVESLNLVKSSGFKILDEEALATVRRAAPFPFYEEVVETSLRFTLPSEISAQNP from the coding sequence ATGGGCAAGTTTTCTAAATTTCTGTTCCTCTCTTTGCTTATTCACGCTGGTATTGCGGTGTTCTTTTATTTTTGGCCCGCTTCTCTTTTTTTAACTCCCTCTCTCCATTCTCTTTCTACTTCTTCACTGCAGCTTTTTCAGATGGGGGAAGAAAGTGCTTCTTTCAGTTCAGAGGCAAAAGAGAAAGTTCAGGCGATTTCTGTTTTGAAAAAAAGACCTCTTTCCTCCAAAAACTTGGTTCAAAATCCTTCGCCTGTTCAATCGGGTGAGATAGGAAACCCCTCTTCTGGCTCAAACGGAGGAGAAGGCCCTGGCACTTCTAGCACTTCCATCCCGGGGAAATCCTCCGGCGGAGGATCAAATCTTCTGGCCCTGATCCGTCAAAAGATCGAAGGCGCGAAACGGTATCCCGAGGCAGCCAGATTGCGCGCTCAGGAAGGTCTGGTTTCCCTGCGCTTTAAATTGGGATTAAAAGGAGATGTAGAATCTTTGAATTTGGTAAAAAGCAGTGGCTTTAAAATCTTGGACGAGGAGGCCTTGGCGACAGTGAGACGTGCGGCGCCCTTTCCTTTTTATGAAGAGGTTGTGGAGACGAGTTTGAGATTTACTCTACCTTCCGAAATCTCAGCACAAAATCCATAA